In Pirellulales bacterium, one genomic interval encodes:
- the proC gene encoding pyrroline-5-carboxylate reductase — protein sequence MLAEPLGLIGAGQMALALAQGWVRAGLARPEQFLAADPNPRARELFCQQLPGAKFCDDNLQLLDQAPVILLAVKPQSTAPVLAQLQVATEHWSASRQQPLLLSIVAGWTLARLQREFSRGRWIRIMPNTPCLVGESASAYSVSELTTPADAALAQKLFGAVGQAFKVPENLLDAVTGLSGSGPAYVMLMIEALADGGVRMGLPRDVALALAAQTVRGSASLQIQTGEHPAVLKDRVASPGGTTIAGLAALESHGLRSALIEAVSAATRRAAELSAM from the coding sequence ATGCTAGCGGAACCGCTGGGTTTAATTGGTGCGGGGCAAATGGCGTTGGCCCTGGCCCAAGGTTGGGTGCGGGCGGGCTTGGCTAGGCCGGAGCAATTTTTGGCCGCCGATCCCAACCCGCGCGCCCGGGAACTATTTTGCCAACAGTTGCCGGGAGCCAAGTTTTGCGATGACAATTTGCAGTTGCTCGATCAAGCGCCGGTGATTCTCTTGGCGGTAAAGCCCCAATCAACCGCGCCGGTCCTGGCACAACTGCAGGTCGCGACGGAACATTGGTCCGCCAGTCGCCAACAACCCCTCTTGCTTTCGATCGTGGCGGGGTGGACCCTCGCGCGGTTACAACGGGAATTTAGCCGTGGACGGTGGATTCGCATCATGCCCAACACGCCTTGCCTGGTTGGTGAAAGCGCGAGCGCGTACTCTGTGAGCGAACTGACGACGCCCGCCGATGCGGCCCTCGCGCAAAAACTGTTTGGGGCTGTGGGCCAGGCATTTAAAGTGCCGGAAAATTTACTGGATGCCGTGACGGGTCTGTCCGGATCGGGACCGGCGTATGTAATGTTAATGATCGAGGCCCTGGCCGACGGGGGTGTGCGCATGGGACTGCCGCGGGATGTGGCCCTGGCCCTGGCGGCGCAAACCGTCCGCGGCAGCGCGAGCCTGCAGATACAGACCGGTGAGCATCCGGCGGTGCTGAAGGACCGCGTGGCCAGTCCCGGCGGGACGACCATCGCGGGGCTAGCGGCCCTGGAAAGCCACGGCTTACGCTCGGCCCTGATCGAGGCAGTCTCCGCCGCCACCCGCCGCGCGGCGGAACTGTCGGCGATGTAA
- a CDS encoding ABC transporter ATP-binding protein, with the protein MSVPPIISVRELTHRYGDRLALDHLTLSVHSGELFAILGPNGGGKTTLFRVLSTLLRPQEGTVEIAGFDLLGAPATVRQQMGVVFQAPSLDKKLTVRENLWCQGRLYGLSTGAITQRGEILLSRLGLADRAHETVEKLSGGLKRRVEIAKALLHQPRILLLDEPSTGLDPLVRSELWSLFQELRQTDQITILLTTHLLEEADKADRIAILHQGRLVACDSPATLRGTIAGESLTVQTSAPAELARTLQEKLGITGRIFADSVRYELPAATEWIARIYAAVPGRIDSLTLGRPSLEDVFIARTGCRFDAAAA; encoded by the coding sequence ATGTCCGTCCCCCCCATCATATCCGTGCGAGAGTTAACCCATCGTTACGGTGATCGGTTGGCCCTGGATCATTTGACGCTTTCGGTTCATAGCGGTGAATTGTTTGCCATCCTCGGCCCCAATGGCGGCGGAAAAACCACGCTTTTTCGCGTCTTATCCACACTGTTGCGACCCCAGGAGGGAACAGTGGAAATCGCCGGATTTGACCTGCTAGGCGCTCCAGCCACTGTCCGCCAGCAGATGGGCGTGGTGTTTCAGGCCCCCAGCTTGGATAAAAAACTGACTGTGCGGGAAAACCTGTGGTGTCAGGGGCGGTTGTACGGATTATCGACCGGGGCTATCACCCAACGCGGCGAAATCCTGTTATCTCGGCTGGGACTTGCCGACCGTGCCCATGAAACCGTGGAAAAGCTTTCCGGCGGGTTAAAGCGCCGAGTCGAAATTGCCAAGGCACTACTGCATCAACCGCGGATTTTGCTGCTGGATGAACCAAGCACTGGCCTTGATCCGCTGGTGCGCAGCGAACTGTGGTCGTTATTTCAGGAATTACGCCAAACAGACCAAATCACGATTTTATTGACGACGCACCTCTTGGAAGAAGCCGACAAGGCCGACCGCATCGCCATTTTACATCAGGGCCGCCTGGTGGCCTGCGACTCTCCCGCCACCTTGCGGGGAACGATCGCCGGCGAAAGCCTGACCGTGCAAACCAGCGCACCCGCGGAATTAGCCCGGACACTCCAGGAAAAGTTGGGCATTACCGGTAGAATTTTTGCCGACTCGGTTCGGTATGAATTACCCGCCGCCACCGAATGGATCGCGCGGATTTATGCCGCCGTGCCGGGGCGGATTGACTCCCTCACGCTGGGCCGTCCCAGCCTGGAAGATGTTTTTATCGCCCGCACGGGCTGCCGGTTTGACGCCGCGGCGGCTTAA
- a CDS encoding ABC transporter permease, which yields MGVSSTITVTQTLPRDATALSSRGMAWSAVQSLAWREWARFIRQPNRVVGAIGQPILFWILFGAGLGPSFRLATTQGEISTLNPPTNAIPALSYAEYYFPGTLALILLFTAIFATISIIEDRREGFLQGVLVSPAPRWAMVLGKLLGGTAIAVAQAGLFVLLAAVAAWLNWPGVPRLDLLTMTAIFAVLAILGLALTALGFSLAWQIDSTQGYHAVMSLVLLPMWLLSGAFFPPANNWIGWVAAFNPLTYGVALLRRVLYLTADSATQAAALPAELPSWGMSVAVTGGFLAGTLALAWWSAGRRTAGDLL from the coding sequence ATGGGCGTTTCCTCCACCATCACCGTGACCCAGACCCTTCCCCGGGACGCCACGGCACTGTCCTCCCGGGGAATGGCTTGGTCCGCCGTCCAGTCCCTGGCTTGGCGCGAGTGGGCCCGGTTTATTCGCCAGCCCAACCGGGTGGTAGGGGCGATTGGCCAACCGATCTTGTTTTGGATTTTATTTGGGGCGGGACTGGGGCCGTCATTTCGACTGGCTACCACACAGGGGGAAATTTCAACCTTGAATCCCCCGACAAACGCGATTCCCGCGCTGAGTTATGCCGAATATTACTTTCCCGGCACATTGGCCCTTATATTATTATTTACCGCGATATTTGCCACGATTTCCATTATAGAGGACCGACGCGAAGGTTTTTTACAGGGGGTTCTGGTCAGTCCCGCCCCCCGCTGGGCGATGGTCCTGGGCAAGCTGCTAGGGGGAACGGCCATAGCCGTGGCTCAGGCGGGATTATTTGTGCTGTTGGCAGCGGTGGCGGCATGGTTAAACTGGCCCGGCGTCCCTCGGTTAGATCTATTAACAATGACGGCGATCTTTGCGGTCCTGGCCATACTTGGTTTAGCGTTGACCGCCTTAGGATTCTCCTTGGCGTGGCAAATTGATTCCACCCAGGGTTATCACGCGGTCATGAGTTTAGTCTTGTTGCCAATGTGGCTATTAAGCGGGGCGTTTTTTCCACCGGCAAACAACTGGATAGGCTGGGTGGCGGCATTCAACCCCCTGACCTATGGCGTGGCTCTGCTGCGGCGGGTGCTGTACCTGACGGCTGATTCCGCCACCCAAGCGGCGGCGTTGCCCGCCGAATTGCCCAGTTGGGGAATGTCCGTGGCGGTCACGGGGGGGTTTTTGGCTGGTACGTTGGCGTTGGCCTGGTGGAGCGCCGGTCGCCGGACCGCGGGAGATCTATTATGA
- a CDS encoding SCO family protein — translation MKVRLSFIWAMLLVAAVFAYGIFKLTKIRDVARSGPRQEAFDYWEEAKKRDLRPGEFVLTDQAGNLFASSELRDKVWVLSTFFSTCPSHCLTINQTLAKLHLRPELHDITFLSVSCSPILDTPDVLREYATRFNADTRRWKFLTGDFAYILRQVAQPLHLIYENGNHNETAVVVGRDGRVRKYVNLLNAEEVDRMMAELPKLAAEVNADQSRSPASPAQSTPPRTAASSSP, via the coding sequence ATGAAAGTCAGACTATCATTCATCTGGGCGATGCTGTTGGTCGCGGCGGTCTTTGCCTATGGTATTTTTAAGCTCACAAAAATTCGCGATGTCGCCCGGTCCGGTCCCCGGCAAGAGGCTTTTGACTATTGGGAAGAAGCCAAAAAGCGCGATCTGCGTCCCGGGGAGTTCGTGCTGACCGATCAGGCTGGAAATTTGTTTGCCTCGAGCGAACTACGGGACAAGGTTTGGGTGTTAAGCACATTTTTTTCAACTTGCCCCTCCCATTGTTTAACAATCAACCAGACTCTGGCCAAACTGCATTTGCGGCCTGAACTGCACGACATTACGTTTCTTAGCGTGAGTTGCAGCCCTATTCTGGACACACCTGACGTGCTGCGCGAGTATGCCACGCGCTTTAACGCCGACACTCGGCGATGGAAATTTTTGACCGGGGACTTTGCTTATATCTTGCGACAAGTGGCCCAGCCATTGCACCTGATCTATGAAAATGGCAATCATAACGAAACCGCGGTGGTTGTGGGGCGCGATGGCCGCGTGCGAAAATATGTCAATCTATTAAATGCTGAGGAAGTTGACCGCATGATGGCGGAATTGCCCAAATTAGCCGCCGAAGTGAATGCCGATCAGTCGCGGTCGCCGGCCAGTCCCGCTCAATCCACTCCACCACGAACCGCCGCGTCTTCGTCTCCTTAG
- a CDS encoding DUF983 domain-containing protein — protein MTAVTPTPRQPAPVSRLSRIGRALTLRCPACGQAILVKNWLGMVAHCPHCGLKTEREPGYYLGSIYINYGLTALTVTIAYFVLLFGFEVPSKWLTWGSLAFVVIFPLLFFPFARMLWLAFDLAWDPPEES, from the coding sequence ATGACGGCTGTCACACCCACCCCGCGCCAACCCGCGCCTGTTTCCCGATTATCCAGAATCGGCCGCGCTCTGACCCTGCGCTGCCCCGCCTGCGGCCAAGCGATACTGGTCAAAAATTGGTTGGGCATGGTCGCGCATTGCCCCCACTGCGGCCTAAAAACAGAGCGCGAACCAGGTTATTACCTGGGTTCGATTTATATCAATTACGGTCTGACCGCGCTGACGGTCACAATCGCCTATTTTGTGCTGCTGTTTGGATTTGAAGTCCCTTCCAAGTGGCTCACCTGGGGGAGTCTGGCATTTGTGGTAATTTTCCCGCTGTTGTTTTTTCCCTTTGCCCGGATGCTCTGGCTGGCGTTTGACCTGGCCTGGGACCCGCCGGAAGAATCGTAA
- a CDS encoding HAD family phosphatase: MSQIKFIYFDMGNVLLYFDHVRAARQMAELSGISQQSVWDLVFAGDLMQKYETGELDTAGFYAEYCRQTGSQPDLALLEHAASDIFTQNTSLLRVISQLQYARYPLGVLSNTCPSHWEFATRHYAAILPQAFQVTVLSYKVGRIKPDPQIFTTAAKMAGFSPAEIFYCDDMPGHVQSARGVGFYAVQYVDTPTLVRDLQSAGVQFNA; encoded by the coding sequence ATGTCGCAAATCAAATTTATCTATTTTGACATGGGAAACGTGCTGCTGTATTTCGATCATGTCCGCGCGGCGCGGCAGATGGCGGAACTGAGCGGCATTTCCCAACAGTCCGTGTGGGATTTGGTCTTTGCTGGCGACCTCATGCAAAAATACGAAACTGGCGAACTGGACACAGCTGGCTTTTATGCCGAATATTGCCGCCAGACCGGCAGCCAGCCCGATCTGGCCCTCCTGGAGCATGCCGCCAGCGACATCTTTACCCAAAATACCTCGCTGCTTCGTGTGATCTCTCAATTACAATACGCCCGCTACCCCTTGGGCGTGCTTAGCAATACCTGCCCCAGCCATTGGGAGTTTGCGACGCGACATTACGCCGCGATCCTTCCCCAGGCGTTCCAGGTCACGGTTCTCAGTTACAAAGTAGGCCGGATCAAGCCCGACCCGCAAATTTTTACCACCGCGGCAAAAATGGCCGGATTTTCTCCAGCGGAAATATTTTATTGTGATGATATGCCGGGGCACGTGCAAAGCGCGCGGGGAGTCGGTTTTTACGCGGTGCAATATGTGGACACGCCGACCTTAGTGCGGGATTTGCAGTCGGCGGGTGTGCAATTTAACGCCTAA
- a CDS encoding cytochrome C oxidase subunit IV family protein has protein sequence MANPNHGPVVKVVGPSGETLSSHGHTPTGHDAHDHQHDDHSHGGLAQYINVFIALCVLTTASFFTYSNYWPWRDTPQVGWAFMMAVSCTKAMLVILFFMHVKYEQNWKYVLTIPAGMMAIFLILMLIPDIGFRMRHASDERWNNSATKLDVEELEGQVPGAGHGHSDSGGHDHGKTPVVEPGKTEQGPANSIQSQVPPSPEPVVPKSLE, from the coding sequence ATGGCAAATCCCAATCACGGTCCAGTGGTCAAGGTTGTCGGCCCGTCGGGCGAGACACTTTCTAGCCACGGACATACACCCACAGGTCATGACGCTCATGATCATCAGCATGACGATCATAGCCATGGCGGCCTGGCGCAATACATCAATGTGTTTATCGCCCTATGCGTGTTGACCACGGCCTCGTTCTTTACCTATTCCAACTATTGGCCCTGGCGGGACACACCGCAGGTGGGCTGGGCGTTTATGATGGCCGTTTCCTGCACCAAGGCCATGCTGGTGATCCTGTTTTTTATGCACGTCAAATACGAGCAAAACTGGAAATACGTGCTAACCATTCCCGCCGGTATGATGGCGATTTTTTTAATTTTAATGCTAATCCCCGATATTGGCTTTCGGATGCGGCACGCCTCCGACGAGCGCTGGAATAACTCCGCCACAAAATTAGATGTGGAGGAACTAGAGGGGCAGGTCCCCGGGGCGGGACATGGTCATTCAGATTCCGGCGGGCATGACCATGGCAAAACGCCAGTTGTTGAACCTGGTAAAACCGAACAGGGACCCGCAAATAGCATTCAAAGCCAAGTTCCCCCCAGTCCCGAACCCGTCGTGCCCAAAAGCCTGGAGTAG
- a CDS encoding DUF1080 domain-containing protein encodes MLCQQRFLRNYHHIARGFPRGLAAWALLGCILQSAFSADKPAASPAADPRTTTLFDGKTLTGWSGDEKMFRVEDNAIVCGTLAEKIPHNFFLATDKEYKNFELRLKFKLAGEGINSGIQLRSRRIPNHHEMIGYQADLGSGYFGALYDESRRNKILSGPDQAKIEKILKPGEWNDYRIRCEGPRIQLWINGQPTVDYTEEDQGIEQTGHIALQIHGGPPSAASFKDIELTPLPD; translated from the coding sequence ATGCTTTGCCAACAGCGTTTTTTACGCAATTACCATCACATAGCGCGCGGCTTCCCGCGCGGTTTGGCCGCCTGGGCGCTCCTGGGCTGTATTTTGCAGAGCGCATTTTCCGCGGACAAACCCGCGGCCTCCCCCGCCGCCGACCCGCGGACCACTACCCTGTTTGACGGCAAAACCCTCACCGGTTGGTCGGGAGATGAAAAAATGTTTCGCGTGGAGGACAACGCGATAGTGTGCGGCACCTTGGCGGAAAAGATTCCGCATAATTTTTTCCTGGCCACGGATAAAGAATACAAAAACTTTGAACTGCGGTTGAAATTTAAACTCGCGGGGGAGGGGATCAATTCCGGCATTCAACTTCGCAGCCGCCGCATTCCCAACCATCACGAAATGATCGGTTATCAGGCCGACCTGGGAAGCGGCTATTTTGGCGCGCTGTATGACGAATCGCGCCGCAATAAAATACTATCCGGTCCGGACCAGGCCAAAATCGAAAAAATCCTCAAACCGGGCGAGTGGAACGACTACCGCATCCGCTGCGAAGGACCGCGCATCCAGCTTTGGATCAACGGCCAACCGACCGTGGATTACACCGAAGAGGACCAAGGCATCGAGCAAACGGGACACATCGCCCTGCAAATTCATGGCGGCCCCCCATCCGCGGCTTCTTTCAAGGATATCGAATTGACGCCGCTTCCCGACTAA
- a CDS encoding DUF420 domain-containing protein → MPLLWAITYPLALTNAALNGLATILLICGYILIRQRKEAAHKSVMLAAFGVSTIFLGFYLWHHTLHGSVPFGGTGSVRLLYYAILISHVILAAAVPFLAIWTIWLGLVNARVRHRFWAKLTFPIWLYVSITGVVVYLLNYVLFPSFSAG, encoded by the coding sequence ATGCCGCTCCTTTGGGCAATTACCTATCCCCTGGCTCTGACCAATGCCGCGCTGAACGGGTTGGCCACGATCCTGTTGATCTGCGGCTATATCCTTATCCGCCAGCGAAAAGAGGCCGCCCATAAGAGTGTCATGTTGGCGGCATTTGGCGTCTCCACGATATTTTTGGGCTTTTATTTGTGGCATCACACGTTGCATGGCAGCGTACCCTTTGGAGGGACGGGAAGCGTCCGTTTGCTGTATTATGCCATCTTGATTTCGCACGTCATTTTGGCGGCGGCGGTCCCTTTTTTGGCAATTTGGACCATTTGGCTGGGCTTGGTCAACGCCCGCGTTCGGCACCGATTTTGGGCCAAATTGACATTTCCAATCTGGTTATATGTGTCGATCACCGGAGTGGTGGTGTATTTATTGAATTATGTCTTGTTTCCGAGCTTTTCGGCGGGGTAG